The following proteins are encoded in a genomic region of Cryptomeria japonica chromosome 11, Sugi_1.0, whole genome shotgun sequence:
- the LOC131035160 gene encoding dihydroflavonol 4-reductase yields MATSKGKGPVCVTGASGYIGSWLVKRLLEKGYTVHATVRDPENEEKVGHLIALPGAKERLKVFKADLNDEMAFDDPIKGCEGVFHLASPVTLADNALQGEVVAPTVRGTVRVLEACKRAETVKRVIYTSSVSAVRYTGKHTHQDTLDESHWTSIDYCRKTKMMGWMYFVAKTYAEEGAIKFGSGENLDVISILPSVTLGDFLTPEVPGSVATVMTLLKGEEEQYSYLPRIPYVHIEDVARAHIFLYEHPDAKGRYICSLKDVPLEEAAHLFQKRHHLNVPTKFENLREDYLYPCMDSGKLKRLGFEYKYTLEDIIDDVVQSYKKRGLL; encoded by the exons ATGGCGACCTCCAAAGGAAAAGGGCCAGTTTGTGTGACTGGAGCATCAGGGTATATTGGTTCTTGGTTAGTTAAGAGGTTGCTTGAGAAAGGATACACAGTTCATGCCACTGTTAGAGACCCAG AAAATGAAGAGAAAGTGGGTCATCTGATTGCGCTTCCAGGAGCAAAAGAGAGGCTCAAGGTGTTCAAGGCAGATCTGAATGATGAAATGGCATTTGACGATCCCATCAAGGGTTGTGAAGGAGTCTTTCATCTTGCTTCTCCTGTTACTTTAGCTGATAATGCTCTTCAG GGTGAAGTGGTTGCTCCAACGGTGAGAGGCACAGTGCGTGTGCTTGAAGCATGCAAGCGAGCAGAAACAGTGAAACGCGTAATATATACGTCGTCTGTTTCAGCAGTAAGATACACAGGCAAACATACACATCAAGACACACTTGATGAGTCTCACTGGACCTCCATTGATTACTGTAGGAAGACTAAGATGATGGGTTGG ATGTATTTCGTAGCCAAAACATATGCAGAAGAAGGTGCAATCAAATTCGGGTCAGGCGAGAATCTGGATGTAATTAGTATTCTTCCCTCCGTAACACTTGGAGATTTCCTCACCCCGGAGGTACCCGGTAGTGTGGCTACTGTCATGACTTTACTGAAAG GAGAGGAGGAGCAGTATTCCTACCTTCCACGCATACCATATGTGCACATAGAAGATGTAGCAAGAGCTCACATATTTCTGTACGAGCACCCTGACGCTAAAGGCAGGTATATTTGCTCTCTCAAGGATGTTCCCCTCGAAGAAGCTGCACACCTCTTTCAAAAGCGCCATCACCTAAATGTTCCTACCAA GTTCGAGAACCTTCGTGAAGATTACTTATATCCTTGCATGGACTCAGGAAAGTTGAAACGACTCGGGTTTGAGTATAAATACACTTTGGAAGACATTATCGATGATGTCGTTCAATCTTATAAGAAAAGAGGCCTACTTTAA